In Devosia sp. XK-2, one DNA window encodes the following:
- a CDS encoding Fur family transcriptional regulator, producing the protein MRMTEQRRTIARVIEEASDHPDVEELYRRASALDPRISLSTVYRTVNLFEEAGLVTKHDFKDGRARFELIPDEHHDHLIDIRTGTVIEFRNEEIEAIQEVIAKRLGYKLVDHRLELYAVPLSDKTAKDDKAK; encoded by the coding sequence ATGCGCATGACCGAGCAGCGGCGCACCATTGCCCGGGTCATCGAGGAGGCCTCCGACCACCCCGATGTGGAAGAGCTCTATCGCCGCGCCTCTGCGCTCGATCCGCGCATCTCGCTCTCGACGGTCTACCGCACGGTGAACCTGTTTGAAGAGGCGGGGCTGGTGACCAAGCACGATTTCAAGGACGGCAGGGCCCGCTTCGAACTCATTCCCGATGAGCACCACGACCACCTTATCGATATCCGGACCGGCACGGTGATCGAATTCCGCAACGAGGAAATCGAGGCTATACAGGAGGTCATCGCCAAGCGTCTGGGCTATAAGCTGGTCGATCACCGGCTCGAGCTTTATGCCGTGCCGCTTTCCGACAAGACGGCCAAGGACGACAAAGCCAAATGA
- a CDS encoding lysophospholipid acyltransferase family protein, producing the protein MIFRIVFFLFVFVPFMLVVIPLQALVLLLKLPFWNFLPRLFHRMGCVFLGLRVNVIGEPSHGRPTLLVSNHISWTDIVAIGSVADVTFVAKREVGKWPFVGMMADLQRTIYVDRTRRSDAGRTAQAMGQHMAGGNAVLLFAEGQSDIGTHVLPFRSALIGAAQHAMLEAGAKDVLIQPLTIAYTKLQGLPVSRNERSLIAWIKSKSVKQNIAEILSGPVKEVTVAFGTPLPLREGDDRKAVSKAAENQVRAMLVALNRGGKLPA; encoded by the coding sequence ATGATCTTCAGGATTGTCTTCTTCCTGTTTGTTTTCGTGCCTTTTATGCTGGTGGTCATCCCGCTCCAGGCCCTGGTCCTGCTGCTCAAGCTGCCGTTCTGGAACTTCCTGCCGCGCCTGTTCCACCGCATGGGCTGTGTCTTTCTGGGCCTGCGCGTCAATGTCATCGGCGAGCCCTCCCATGGACGGCCGACACTATTGGTGTCCAACCACATTTCCTGGACCGATATCGTGGCAATCGGTTCGGTGGCCGACGTGACCTTTGTGGCCAAGCGCGAAGTGGGCAAATGGCCCTTTGTGGGCATGATGGCCGATCTGCAGCGCACCATCTATGTGGATCGGACACGCCGCTCCGATGCCGGGCGGACGGCCCAGGCCATGGGCCAGCATATGGCCGGCGGCAATGCCGTGCTGCTTTTTGCCGAGGGCCAGTCCGATATCGGCACCCATGTGCTGCCGTTTCGCTCCGCCCTCATAGGCGCGGCCCAGCACGCCATGCTCGAGGCGGGCGCCAAGGATGTGCTGATCCAGCCGCTTACCATAGCTTACACCAAATTGCAGGGCCTGCCGGTGAGCCGCAATGAGCGTTCGCTGATTGCCTGGATCAAGTCCAAATCGGTCAAGCAGAATATTGCCGAAATTCTTTCAGGCCCGGTCAAGGAGGTCACCGTGGCCTTCGGCACGCCCCTGCCGCTGCGCGAGGGCGATGACCGCAAAGCGGTCAGCAAAGCTGCGGAAAACCAGGTTCGGGCCATGCTGGTGGCGCTCAACCGGGGCGGTAAATTGCCGGCCTGA
- the rimI gene encoding ribosomal protein S18-alanine N-acetyltransferase, with protein sequence MLKFWMAPGGLHVEPAETRDAKDLARIHGQSFYRGWPTGEFVSFLEDSASPAYIACDARRRIAGFALIRMAADEAELLTIAVDPRWRGRGVGRALMDAVLADLMLSPVRRLFLEVDEQNMPAIRLYEKLGFSTIATRKGYYPRPDGSAATALVMARDLG encoded by the coding sequence ATGCTCAAATTCTGGATGGCCCCGGGTGGACTGCATGTGGAGCCGGCAGAGACGCGCGACGCCAAGGACCTGGCGCGCATCCACGGCCAGAGCTTTTACCGCGGCTGGCCCACCGGCGAATTTGTCAGCTTTTTGGAAGACAGTGCCAGCCCGGCCTATATTGCCTGTGACGCGCGCCGCCGCATTGCCGGCTTTGCGCTGATCCGCATGGCCGCCGACGAAGCCGAGCTGCTCACCATTGCGGTTGACCCCAGATGGCGGGGCAGGGGCGTTGGCCGGGCGCTGATGGATGCGGTCCTGGCCGATCTGATGCTGTCGCCGGTCCGGCGCCTGTTTCTCGAGGTCGACGAACAGAATATGCCGGCCATCCGCCTCTATGAGAAGCTGGGCTTTTCGACCATTGCGACCCGCAAGGGATATTATCCCCGGCCCGATGGCAGCGCCGCTACCGCGCTTGTCATGGCGCGCGATCTTGGTTAA